Proteins encoded together in one Larus michahellis chromosome 4, bLarMic1.1, whole genome shotgun sequence window:
- the TANGO6 gene encoding LOW QUALITY PROTEIN: transport and Golgi organization protein 6 homolog (The sequence of the model RefSeq protein was modified relative to this genomic sequence to represent the inferred CDS: deleted 1 base in 1 codon): MAPPPPALPKMAAGGRRPRDGGGRCRSSPSPDLPKMAAGRHAPPLDGGPKMAGSAESELAPEPEQVVEALELLLRPPAGPGERDGGAEPGPESALRPETLLSNAAALEERLRLVPGWAALRGLRRAVLSRAPALAAGAAGESDPGWAIACGLLALLLCLKERLAALAAAPAAAACGAGAAPPPSADTLSVAQGRSVGRALRAAVGLGLVPYLPPGVGQRPGPPATPPAPPAARGARLHATTVALAELAEHPALGGPLLARHLGLLLAGLCLLGHGPAAHSQGVSEAERARCRETLRHVLDRVYQPLAVRELLVLQGRPKQSPPSPGEETKPALVQAPAWLRRLCGQLLSERLMRPNGVQAVVRGIMEGTGGGAGAEAAAVDWRKCDTVAKILASCPQQCLSLEDYYRLVCPQILDLLHIQDKLTARQFQRVATTTVLTMAKEHPQLAEKHLLQPLLAPLLRCSETAELAVEDLSAGTVLVTEAELGSCVEDVLKVYVVGNDSSSLLLGSLQSVLGVVFSLYSFAKQNVSYLRSPCQEILLWFLEKSEREESLAVLEGFAGLNSSVSALHPRCRFRAGSEGGATIAVEETISDEDEALYQKVSLEQSRVENLVELLSHCQKSGLAGDFFIRCLKALTCVAAEDEASSNLAAVPGGSLLELEQYHAAQRRKLLVLQLVATLCESVSDTVFTDIVQVEEFVAATLQRACVSPARGPGAAAETQTLAMAMGLVAAMLGGAVQLQSGDFAVLKRLVPLLEELSRTYPEPLTQELAADLRIAICTRGAFSSGTVGAAADGVLGKKPETGVQSPASTPGGAPGPGGGQAPPQQSRSSLSAPRERSEEQSVSHEAVTAGPAPAPCADSLAPSGLQELLVSAYDPQPPSRAAALRHLTSLITQRDPEALRLQEKLLQVFLENIQHEDAFVYLSAIQGVALLSSEYPERILPVLLARYGCPLRGTEDTTATITRMKLGEVLMRVTRALGDVVFKHREPLVQAFLRGARDPDSTLRASSLSNLGELCQRLGFQLGSIVHEVTSCLTAIAKTDPEAEVRRAAVHVVVVLLRGLSEKATEVLQDVLRDLYRLLKHVVVAEPDGATVLHAQLALEELDAVMRRVLFPPQTLEKKIVVLP; encoded by the exons ATGgcgccgccaccccccgccctacccaagatggcggcgggcgggcggcgccccCGAGATGGCGGCGGGCGGTGTCGCTCCTCCCCGTCCCCCGACctccccaagatggcggcggggcggCACGCACCGCCCCTCGACGGC GGCCCCAAGATGGCGGGAAGCGCGGAGTCGGAGCTGGCTCCGGAGCCAGAGCAGGTGGTGGAggcgctggagctgctgctgcggccGCCCGCCGGGCCCGGTGAGCGGGATGGCGGGGCCGAGCCCGGCCCGGAGAGCGCCCTACGACCGGAGACGCTGCTCAGCAACGCGGCGGCGCTGGAGGAGCGGCTGCGGCTGGTGCCGGGCTGGGCGGCGCTGCGCGGCCTGCGCCGTGCCGTGCTGTCCCGGGCCCCCGCGCTGGCCGCCGGGGCGGCGGGTGAGAGCGACCCGGGCTGGGCCATCGCCTGCGggctgctggcgctgctgctgtgcctgaagGAGCGCCTGGCCGCCCtggccgccgctcccgccgccgccgcctgcggggccggggccgcgccgccgcccagCGCCGACACGCTGAGCGTGGCGCAGGGCCGGTCGGTGGGGCGGGCGCTGCgggccgccgtggggctgggcctGGTGCCTTACCTGCCGCCGGGCGTGGGGCAGCGCCCGGGACCCCCCGCGAcgcccccggcgccgccggccgcccgcgGGGCCCGGCTCCACGCCACCACCGTCGCCCTGGCTGAGCTGGCCGAGCACCCGGCGCTGGGCGGCCCGCTCCTCGCCCGCCACCTCGGCCTCCTCCTCGCCGGCCTCTGCCTGCTGGGACACGGCCCCGCCGCCCACAGTCAG ggTGTTTCAGAAGCGGAGCGAGCGCGGTGCCGGGAGACCCTGCGGCATGTCCTGGACCGCGTCTACCAGCCGCTGGCAGTGCGGGAGCTGCTCGTCCTGCAGGGCCGGCCCAAGCAG agTCCTCCCTCTCCCGGGGAAGAAACAAAGCCGGCCCTCGTGCAGGCTCCAGCGTGGCTGCGGCGCCTTTGTGGTCAGCTGCTCTCCGAGAGGCTAATGAGACCCAACGGGGTTCAGGCTGTGGTTCGGGGCATCATGGAGGGAACAGGCG GTGGCGCTggtgctgaagcagcagctgtggaCTGGAGAAAATGCGACACGGTTGCAAAGATCCTGGCTTCCTGCCCACAGCAGTGCCTTTCCCTGGAGGACTACTACCGACTGGTGTGTCCCCAG ATTCTGGACTTGCTGCACATCCAGGACAAACTGACAGCACGCCAGTTCCAGCGAGTGGCCACCACGACGGTGCTCACCATGGCGAAAGAGCACCCTCAGCTGGCAGAGAAgcacctgctccagcccctgttGGCACCGCTCCTGCGGTGCTCCGAGACAGCAG AGCTAGCAGTAGAAGATTTATCAGCAGGGACCGTGCTGGTGACAGAGGCAGAGCTCGGCAGCTGTGTGGAAGATGTGCTCAAG GTGTATGTGGTTGGAAATGACAGCTCGAGCCTGCTGCTGGGATCCTTACAGTCAGTCCTGGGAGTGGTGTTTTCCCTCTATTCCTTCGCCAAGCAGAATGTGTCATACTTACG CTCCCCGTGCCAGGAGATCCTGCTGTGGTTCTTGGAGAAGTCGGAGCGAGAGGAGTCACTGGCCGTGCTGGAAGGCTTTGCAGGGCTGAACAGCAGCGTGAGTGCCCTCCACCCGCGGTGCCGGTTCCGTGCGGGCAGCGAGGGTGGTGCCACCATCGCAGTGGAGGAGACCATCAG TGATGAAGATGAGGCCCTCTACCAGAAGGTTTCCTTGGAGCAGAGCCGTGTGGAGAACTTGGTGGAGCTCTTGTCTCACTGCCAGAAGAGTGGTCTAGCCGGAGACTTCTTCATCCGCTGCCTGAAG GCGCTGACTTGCGTGGCTGCGGAAGATGAGGCGTCTTCAAACTTGGCTGCAGTGCCTGGAGGGAgtctgctggagctggagcagtaCCACGCTGCGCAGAGGAGGAAGCTGCTGGTCCTGCAGCTTGTAGCCACGCTGTGTGAGAGCGTCTCGGACACCGTGTTCACAGACATTGTTCAG GTGGAGGAGTTCGTGGCAGCCACCCTGCAGCGCGCCTGCGTCAGCCCGGCACGCGGCCCCGGCGCGGCAGCGGAGACGCAGACCCTCGCCATGGCCATGGGGCTCGTGGCCGCCATGCTCGGCGGAGCCGTCCAG CTGCAATCTGGCGACTTTGCCGTGCTGAAGCGGCTGGTGCCGTTGCTGGAAGAGCTCTCCCGCACCTACCCCGAGCCCCTCACCCAGGAGCTGGCCGCAGACCTGCGCATTGCCATCTGCACCCGTGGAGCCTTCTCCTCCGGGACAGTGGGCGCCGCTGCCGACGGCGTGCTGGGGAAGAAGCCGGAGACAGGAGTGCAGAGCCCTGCCAGTACCCCTGGCGGAGCCCCAGGCCCAGGGGGTGGCCAGGCACCACCACAGCAGAGCCGCAGCAGCCTCTCGGCTCCCAGGGAGAGGAGCGAAGAGCAGAGTGTGAGCCACGAGGCCGTCACCGCGGGTCCCGCTCCAGCCCCGTGTGCCGACAGCCTGGCCCCGTCTGGGCTCCAGGAGCTCCTGGTGTCAGCCTACGACCCCCAGCCGCCCAGCCGGGCAGCCGCCCTGCGCCACCTCACCAGCCTCATCACGCAGCGGGACCCAGAGGCACTTCGGCTTCAGGAGAAACTCCTCCAG GTGTTCCTGGAGAACATACAGCATGAGGACGCCTTTGTCTACCTCTCCGCCATCCAAG GCGTTGCCCTGCTCTCCAGCGAGTATCCGGAGCGGATCCTGCCTGTCCTGCTGGCACGGTACGGGTGCCCGTTGCGGGGCACGGAGGACACCACGGCCACCATCACCAGGATGAAGCTGGGCGAGGTGCTGATGCGTGTCACCCGGGCACTGG GGGACGTGGTGTTCAAGCACCGGGAGCCGCTGGTCCAGGCCTTCCTGCGGGGCGCGCGGGACCCCGACAGCACGCTGCGGGCCAGCAGCCTCTCCAACCTGGGCGAGCTCTGCCAGCGCCTTGGCTTTCAGCTGGGCTCCATCGTCCATGAG gtCACCTCCTGCTTGACAGCCATAGCCAAGACGGACCCCGAGGCGGAGGTGCGAAGAGCTGCCGTGCacgtggtggtggtgctgctgcggGGACTCAGCGAGAAGGCCACCGAG gtgctgcaggaTGTCCTGCGGGACCTCTACCGCCTGCTGAAGCACGTGGTGGTGGCCGAGCCCGACGGCGCGACAGTGCTGCATGCCCAGCTggctctggaggagctggacGCGGTGATGAGGAGGGTCCTCTTCCCCCCGCAGACGCTGGAGAAGAAGATCGTGGTGCTGCCATAG
- the CDH1 gene encoding cadherin-1, translated as MGRRGGCPDPLCLFLLLLLLLQAGHRLCEQAVPCQPGFTAETFALTVPQDSVAAGRALGRVSFADCGEQRRALYLSDDTRFKVSRDGVVSATRPLQLQRREISFSVHTWDATGKKHLARVTLRRRWHHRNQQQDAAPDVLTFPEPGHGLRRQKRDWVIPPINCPENDRGPFPKRVVQIKSNKDKETKVFYSITGQGADSYPVGVFTIERETGWLQVTKPLDREEIDRYILFSHAVSANGQSVEDPMEIIITVTDQNDNRPVFTKQVFIGYIEENAKPGTSVMTVNATDADDAISMNNGIIGYSILSEEPKSAQQMFTIDPVKGIISVIGTGLDRETTPNYTLIIQAADQEGIGLTNTATAIVEVTDANDNPPVFDPNMYEGTVNENEVGVVVTQLHVTDKDMQGSPAWQAVYRIKSGDPDGDFSITTDPKTNNGILKTAKGLDYETKSRYSLVVTVENAVPFTVTLPLSTASVLVVVGDMNEAPVFVPPVKKVEVMEDLPQGHQVTSYTAQDPDKGQRQRITYRMGSDPAGWLAIDPENGIVTATQPLDRESVHAINSTYKAIVLAVDNGSPDATGTGTLLLLLQDVNDNGPMPEPRIFDICSRQPEEQTLNIVDKDLPPNTYPFHAALEHGSGANWTVRVTGQDMLVLKLVKELEPGEYSIFLKLTDGQGKAQVTPVKAQVCDCEGPAKNCERRAYIASGLGVPAILGILGGILALLILLLLLLLFARRRTVVKEPLLPPEDDMRDNVYHYDEEGGGEEDQDYDLSQLHRGLDARPEVIRNDVAPPLMAAPQYRPRPANPDEIGNFIDENLKAADTDPTAPPYDSLLVFDYEGSGSEATSLSSLNSSASDCDQDYDYLNDWGSRFKKLADLYGGGEEDD; from the exons tgaGCTTTGCGGACTGCGGTGAGCAGCGGCGTGCCTTGTACCTCTCGGATGACACACGCTTCAAGGTGAGCAGGGATGGCGTCGTCTCTGCGACCCGGCCCCTGCAGCTCCAGCGGCGGGAGATCAGTTTCTCTGTCCACACCTGGGATGCCACAGGCAAGAAGCATTTGGCCAGGGTGACCCTGCGCAGGCGGTGGCACCATCGCAATCAGCAGCAG GATGCGGCGCCCGACGTGCTGACCTTCCCCGAGCCTGGCCATGGCCTCCGGCGGCAGAAGAGAGACTGGGTCATCCCCCCCATCAACTGCCCTGAGAACGACCGGGGGCCCTTCCCCAAGAGGGTGGTCCAG ATCAAATCCAACAAGGACAAGGAGACCAAGGTTTTCTACAGCATCACGGGGCAGGGGGCAGACAGCTACCCTGTGGGCGTCTTCACCATTGAGCGGGAGACGGGGTGGCTGCAAGTGACGAAGCCACTGGACCGGGAGGAGATCGACAGATACATC CTCTTCTCCCACGCCGTGTCAGCCAACGGGCAGTCCGTGGAGGACCCCATGGAGATCATCATCACCGTGACGGACCAGAATGACAACCGGCCTGTCTTCACCAAGCAAGTCTTCATCGGATACATCGAGGAGAACGCGAAGCCGG gcacgtCCGTGATGACCGTGAATGCCACGGACGCAGATGATGCGATCAGCATGAACAACGGCATCATCGGCTACTCCATCCTCAGTGAGGAGCCCAAGAGTGCACAACAGATGTTCACCATCGACCCGGTGAAGGGCATCATCAGCGTCATCGGCACAGGGCTGGACAGGGAG ACCACTCCCAACTACACGCTGATCATCCAGGCTGCGGACCAGGAGGGCATTGGCCTGACCAACACTGCCACTGCCATTGTGGAAGTCACTGACGCTAATGACAACCCTCCCGTCTTCGACCCCAACATG TACGAGGGGACAGTGAACGAGAACGAAGTGGGGGTGGTGGTGACCCAGCTGCATGTGACAGACAAGGACATGCAGGGCTCCCCTGCCTGGCAAGCTGTCTACCGCATCAAAAGTGGGGACCCAGATGGTGACTTCAGCATCACCACTGACCCCAAAACCAACAATGGTATCCTGAAAACCGCCAAG GGCCTGGATTACGAGACCAAGAGCCGATACAGCCTTGTGGTGACGGTGGAGAACGCCGTCCCCTTCACCGTGACCCTGCCGCTCTCAACCGCCAGCGTCCTGGTGGTGGTTGGAGATATGAATGAAGCCCCCGTCTTCGTGCCCCCAGTGAAGAAGGTGGAGGTGATGGAGGACCTGCCGCAGGGGCACCAGGTCACCTCCTACACGGCCCAGGACCCTGACAAGGGTCAGAGGCAGAGAATCAC GTACCGCATGGGCAGTGACCCCGCGGGGTGGCTGGCCATTGACCCCGAGAATGGCATCGTCACGGCAACCCAGCCGCTGGACCGGGAGTCGGTGCACGCCATCAACAGCACCTACAAGGCCATCGTCCTGGCTGTGGACAATG GGTCGCCGGATGCCACCGGCACGGGGacgctgctcctcctcctccaggatgTGAATGACAATGGGCCCATGCCAGAGCCCCGGATTTTCGACATCTGCAGCCGTCAGCCCGAGGAGCAGACGCTGAACATTGTCGACAAGGACCTGCCCCCCAACACCTACCCCTTCCATGCAGCCCTGGAGCATGGCTCTGGCGCCAACTGGACCGTCAGGGTGACTGGACAAG ACATGCTGGTGCTGAAACTGGTGAAGGAGCTGGAGCCAGGGGAGTACAGCATCTTCCTGAAGCTGACGGATGGCCAGGGCAAGGCGCAGGTGACACCAGTCAAAGCTCAGGTGTGTGACTGCGAAGGGCCAGCCAAAAACTGCGAGCGGCGAGCGTACATCGCCAGTGGCCTGGGTGTCCCTGCCATCctgggcatcctggggggcatcctGGCACTTCTGA tcctgctgctgctgctcctgctcttcgCCCGGCGGAGGACGGTGGTGAAGGAGCCGCTGCTCCCGCCTGAGGATGACATGAGGGACAACGTCTACCACTACGATGAGGAGGGTGGCGGCGAGGAGGACCAG GACTATGATCTGAGCCAGCTGCACCGGGGCCTGGACGCCCGCCCGGAGGTGATCCGCAATGATGTGGCCCCCCCGCTGATGGCCGCCCCCCAGTACCGGCCCCGACCTGCCAACCCTGATGAGATCGGAAACTTCATCGATGAG aaCCTGAAGGCGGCCGACACGGACCCCACGGCTCCCCCCTACGACTCCCTGCTGGTGTTCGACTACGAGGGCAGCGGCTCGGAGGCCACCTCGCTCAGCTCCCTCAACTCCTCCGCCTCCGACTGCGACCAGGACTACGACTACCTCAACGACTGGGGCAGCCGCTTCAAGAAGCTGGCGGACCTCTatggcggcggggaggaggacgACTAG